One genomic region from Pristis pectinata isolate sPriPec2 chromosome X, sPriPec2.1.pri, whole genome shotgun sequence encodes:
- the LOC127566878 gene encoding bone morphogenetic protein receptor type-2-like produces MDVSLALSVAISLLLFLNPPGVPGDGRVCTAFPLSRNQSLGPRNGTVRCKPTDYCYGIWILHPNGELYPDRQGCWPPRNVLSCTPRCTDRSHRSHHFTSCCCSTDLCNSDPPPRVSGGGQVPSHGLSTAIICLLVILIILSTLGLMLMYPRVRTALATLSTSRCSIPPVALGCPQTVELLEVIGRGRHGVVWKGLQAQRPVAVKLFPAAHREHFHSESSFHRLESVDHENIVKFIGAGESRLGGSVDYLLVTEYCPGGSLSSYLTQHQSDWRGSLRMAQSVSAGVSFLHTETWSRGVHKPVVVHRDLSSDNVLVKEDGACVISDFGLATVMSSDKVVTTKGSPIYMVGTYRYMAPELLDGSINLGDYVTTLKQADVYSLGLILWEIFTRCTNLFAGSPVPEFQAVFQAEIGSDPTFEEMVTAVARARIRPRFPPSWAVANASLPETISDCWDQDPDARLSAQCLAHRLGDLSALSP; encoded by the exons ATGGATGTTTCACTTGCCTTGTCCGTGGCAATCTCGCTGTTGTTGTTCCTGAACCCTCCAG gtgTCCCTGGAGATGGGAGAGTTTGCACGGCGTTCCCCTTGTCCCGGAACCAGAGCCTGGGTCCCAGGAACGGCACAGTGAGGTGTAAACCCACGGACTACTGCTATGGGATCTGGATCCTACATCCCAACGGAGAGTTGTATCCCGACAGGCAAG GATGCTGGCCGCCCCGGAACGTTCTCTCCTGCACCCCGCGGTGCACAGACCGATCCCACAGGTCTCACCACTTCACCTCCTGCTGCTGCAGCACTGACCTGTGTAACAGTGACCCCCCTCCTCGTGTCTCGGGGGGTGGGCAGGTCCCCTCCCACG GTCTGTCGACTGCAATCATCTGTCTCCTGGTGATCCTGATCATTTTGTCGACTCTGGGGCTGATGCTGATGTATCCTCGAG TACGGACTGCCCTCGCCACCCTCTCCACCTCTCGCTGCTCGATTCCTCCTGTGGCTCTGGGATGTCCGCAGACCGTCGAACTACTCGAG GTGATTGGACGCGGCAGGCACGGAGTTGTCTGGAAGGGGCTTCAGGCCCAGCGGCCGGTGGCGGTCAAGCTGTTCCCGGCCGCCCACCGGGAACACTTCCACAGCGAGAGCAGCTTTCACCGCCTGGAGTCCGTGGACCACGAGAACATCGTCAAGTTCATTGGGGCCGGAGAGAGCAGGCTCGGCGGGAGTGTGGATTACCTGCTCGTCACTGAGTATTGTCCTGgg GGGTCGCTGTCCAGTTACCTGACCCAGCACCAGAGCGACTGGAGGGGAAGCCTCAGGATGGCTCAGTCCGTCTCGGCGGGGGTGAGCTTCCTGCACACTGAGACCTGGTCCAGAG GTGTTCACAAGCCTGTCGTTGTCCATCGGGATCTGAGCAGTGATAACGTCCTGGTTAAGGAGGATGGGGCTTGCGTGATCAGTGATTTCGGTCTGGCCACAGTGATGAGCAGTGACAAAGTGGTCACCACCAAAGGATCACCTATCTACATG gtGGGGACCTACCGGTACATGGCTCCTGAGCTTCTGGATGGTTCCATCAACCTCGGGGACTACGTCACCACCCTGAAACAGGCAGACGTCTACTCCCTCGGATTGATCCTTTGGGAGATTTTTACCAGGTGCACCAATCTCTTCGCCG GCAGTCCCGTTCCGGAATTTCAAGCTGTGTTCCAGGCAGAGATCGGAAGCGATCCAACCTTTGAGGAAATGGTCACTGCCGTGGCCAGGGCTCGGATTAGACCGAGGTTCCCACCAAGCTGGGCAGTGGCCAACGCG AGTCTGCCCGAGACCATCAGCGACTGTTGGGACCAAGACCCAGACGCCCGGTTGTCCGCACAGTGCCTGGCTCATCGACTGGGGGACCTGTCGGCACTCTCACCCTAA